A single window of Candidatus Flexicrinis affinis DNA harbors:
- a CDS encoding tandem-95 repeat protein, with amino-acid sequence MQLATRRIMTCVVLIILGVIFVIDGAPSLAQPPNPVVTENALAGNPASEWDVIGEGDPTLQGFTTDISYNVGQTVEFKITAPGPYALYIYRMGYYNGAGARLVATIPSGSTTSPAQPACITDPVTGLYDCGNWSVTATWPIPANAVSGVYFAKALPNGQALNINNGSHIAWVVRDDARQSDILFQTQDTTWQAYNRYGTGSLYAWLGPGTSPGLNPDRAHKVSYNRPITTREYAPEDWVFNSEYPMIRWLERNGYDVTYISGVDAHRYPAELLDPTILLFIGHDEYWSQAQRDNVEAALAAGKHLAFFTGNEIFWRIRYENSIDGNNTPLRTMVGYKDSHNDEIWPEGIDPVDYTGTWRDPRIDDWEPDPENRLVGQIFTVNCCSYPIQVPSEYSNLRFWRNTSIATLLPGTQATLTQSTLGYEWDEALDNNDRPAGLFKMSSTTHLVDQKLLDYSSDFGPEIATHNLTMYKAPSGALVFGAGTIQWSWGLDGNHDRGETSPSADMQQATVNLFADMGNVQPETLQAGLIAATQSTDATAPTSTITSPSNGATVQMPVTVTGTAADSGGGVVAGIEISTDNGVTWRWATGTTNWTYVFSPSTPGIYVLRTRAVDDSGNLEVPSTTVTVTVEEGDCPCSLWDNSFVPLNPNVDDGSGLEIGVRFKASESGFITAIRFYKGVQNTGTHVGSLWTEGGTLLSQVTFTNETASGWQTMYLPSPVAITANTTYVASYHAPTGVHAETINYFSAGDWTRGPLTAFGAANGGNGVYAYSASPVFPTSVGGSYWNYWVDVLFVTEVVPDTTPPTVTSVIPNNGAIGVSVGSNVSATFSEPMIGATINGTSFELRDSLNNLIPAVVTYDVGGQTATLNPSSPLEYNVTYTATITTAVTDLAGLPLGANEVWSFTTEVSPPPPPDEGPGGPILVVSSALNPFSRYYAEILRAEGLNAFFVTDITFVDAGLLSAYDVVILGEMPLDSTQASMFATWVNNGGNLIAMRPDLDLAGLLGLTSVGTTLSDAWLLVNTTVGTPGEGIVNETIQFHGTADRYTLNGASALAWLYSTSAAATANPAVTMRSVGLNGGQAAAFTYDLAKSVVYTRQGNPTLAGVNTDLPITGNDTLRANDMFYPDWIDLNKAQIPTADEQQRLLANMILDMNADKKPLPRFWYLPRGERIVLLMTGDDHSSTSGTLNFFNYYRTQGLPGCSVEDWECIRATSYIYIDSGLTPAEAFQAEQDGFEVSIHPFGTACTNWDPATAATAIANEISAWQAKYALNRSPASNRNHCVTWTDFSTMAEASLANGIRLDTNYYYWPGAWLLDRPGYFNGSGLPMRFAQDNGQLIDVYQALTQLTDESQQTLGTHFQTLINNANDPTKHYIGVITANMHTDGALSYGANTLVPMALGNSVPVVSAYQMLTWLDGRNGSEFNNINWAGDQLTFDIAQASGARGLRAMLPAQGIAGPLVNLTRNGLLIPYTYETFKGVQYVTFDAENGAYVADYSVDSTGPVISDVTATVAPNNDVTITWTTNELSDSTVLFGTDPGTLSSSENNPLNTTAHSVTLFGLPLNTTFHYRVVSTDLSANTSTSPEPPALPLTFTTNMPSVGDTTTADFSNGTGGCTVWTIGDGAVTLPPTAASEFNGTSIPAGWVERSAPWNTGGFATVGSGVLSVDGQRVSTGSPYTANLTLEFVATFTSQAFQNGGFGGSNLIAGDFSEVYNNGPWAMFSTQNGGGLSARLNTPGGNADYAIPNGASYLGSPHLYRVEWTTTGFNFYIDGVLIHTSPLTVATPMYPAFSDFFTVTPLIVDWARVTPYNSPCTFTSRVFGSSTPSDWAEISWISTEPAGTAITMRVRTGETVVPDGSWSAWQPVTNGATVGVNSRYIQYEATLSTTDPFVTPVLELVSIEYNAGPDVTPPTIISRSPVQSATSVPVGTSVVVGFDELLDPASVTGAFTLRAQGAPSDVPATVTYNSVLATVTIDPDADLAFATTYTVTVAASVADLAGNPLGAPDTWTFTTEDAPPISLTDTTVVDFGAGSGDCVVWPSGDGAVSLAASLSDEFSGAALDPVWTVSNWQGLFNTPSATVSGGSVAVNDVLLATSTFYEAGHVFEARATFSADTFQHLGFAYDFSPTPQSWVMFSTGGSVDTIYARVNQNGSTAEVAIPGSFAYIGTPHVYRIEWLSNLVTFYVDGAQVYQLAVTLPGTDPTTSMRPMFSDFNNSAGEATLDLVVDWMRMSPVASPCTFTSRVFDGGGAGTWGLMSWQSTEPTGTAIAMEVRSGDTATPDGSWSGWTAISNNASIGASARYAQYRATLSTTDPIYSPELQLVELAFNAGSNTAPVAADDTYTTDEDAELVVDTPTGVLANDTDAETDPLTAVLVTDVTNGALTLNSDGSFTYTPNADFNGTDTFTYKANDGAIDSADATVTITVNPINDAPVAVDDTYTTDEDLALDVDIATGVLANDTDVELDTLEATVVTDVTNGTLLLALDGSFTYTPNADFNGEDTFTYIVNDGTVDSTEATVTITVEPVNDAPVAVDDTFATEEDVELIVDALTGVLANDGDVDLDPLTAVLVTDVTNGTLLLALDGSFTYTPNTGFNGSDSFTYNANDSLLDSNIATVTINVGAVNDPPVAVDDSYSTDEDTPLTVAVPGVLGNDTDAETNPLTAALVDDVTNGTLTLNANGSFTYTPNANFNGTDTFTYLANDGTANSAAPATVTIGPLTTRRLVTLETSCNDTTNPALILNANGSFTYTPNADFNGTDTFTYLANDGTANSAAPATVTITVNPVNDAPVAVDDSYSTDEDTPLTVAVPGVLGNDTDAETNPLTAVLVDDVTNGTLTLNSDGSFTYTPNANFNGTDTFTYKANDTLADSNVVTVTITVNPVNDAPVAGDNC; translated from the coding sequence ATGCAGCTAGCCACACGTCGTATTATGACCTGCGTGGTGCTGATCATTCTGGGTGTTATCTTCGTTATCGATGGCGCTCCATCGTTGGCGCAACCCCCAAATCCAGTAGTGACCGAGAATGCGTTAGCAGGCAATCCTGCTTCTGAGTGGGACGTCATTGGCGAAGGTGACCCCACCCTTCAAGGATTCACTACAGATATCAGCTACAACGTCGGGCAAACGGTCGAGTTCAAGATCACGGCGCCCGGCCCCTATGCGCTGTATATCTACCGCATGGGCTATTACAACGGTGCCGGTGCACGTCTGGTCGCGACCATTCCGTCAGGCAGCACGACCTCCCCGGCACAGCCGGCCTGCATCACCGATCCTGTCACCGGACTATACGACTGTGGCAACTGGTCCGTTACGGCCACATGGCCGATTCCGGCCAACGCTGTAAGTGGCGTGTATTTCGCAAAGGCGCTGCCGAACGGCCAAGCCCTCAACATCAACAACGGCAGCCATATTGCGTGGGTCGTGCGTGACGACGCGCGCCAATCCGACATTCTGTTCCAGACGCAGGACACGACGTGGCAGGCATACAACCGCTACGGCACCGGCAGTCTGTATGCATGGCTAGGGCCGGGTACTTCCCCGGGCCTGAACCCGGACCGCGCCCACAAGGTGAGCTACAACCGCCCGATAACGACCCGTGAATACGCGCCTGAGGACTGGGTCTTCAACTCGGAATATCCGATGATCCGCTGGCTCGAGCGCAACGGATACGACGTCACCTATATTTCCGGCGTCGATGCGCATCGCTACCCAGCCGAATTGCTCGACCCGACGATTCTGCTCTTCATCGGCCATGACGAATACTGGTCGCAGGCGCAGCGCGACAATGTCGAAGCTGCGCTCGCGGCAGGCAAACATCTGGCGTTCTTTACGGGAAATGAAATCTTCTGGCGAATTCGGTACGAGAACAGCATCGACGGCAACAATACGCCGCTGCGGACGATGGTGGGATACAAAGACTCCCACAATGACGAAATCTGGCCGGAGGGGATCGATCCGGTGGATTACACCGGCACGTGGCGCGACCCGCGCATTGACGACTGGGAGCCCGACCCGGAGAACAGGCTTGTCGGCCAGATATTCACGGTCAACTGCTGTTCGTATCCGATTCAAGTGCCGTCCGAATACTCGAATTTACGATTCTGGCGAAATACGTCGATCGCCACTCTGCTGCCGGGAACACAGGCAACCCTCACACAAAGTACGTTAGGGTACGAGTGGGACGAGGCGCTGGACAATAACGACCGGCCCGCCGGCTTGTTCAAGATGTCCTCGACCACCCATCTCGTGGATCAGAAGCTGCTCGACTACAGCTCCGACTTCGGTCCCGAAATCGCCACCCACAATCTGACCATGTACAAAGCGCCAAGTGGCGCGCTTGTGTTTGGCGCTGGAACGATTCAGTGGTCGTGGGGCCTCGATGGCAACCATGATCGCGGCGAGACATCGCCTAGCGCCGACATGCAGCAAGCAACAGTCAACCTGTTCGCCGACATGGGCAACGTTCAACCTGAAACGCTGCAGGCCGGGCTGATAGCTGCCACACAATCAACTGACGCGACCGCGCCCACCAGCACAATTACCTCGCCGTCAAACGGCGCTACCGTGCAGATGCCGGTGACGGTCACCGGAACGGCAGCGGACTCCGGTGGCGGCGTTGTCGCGGGTATCGAGATTTCGACCGACAACGGCGTGACTTGGCGATGGGCAACCGGTACGACGAATTGGACGTACGTGTTTTCGCCGTCAACGCCGGGTATCTATGTACTGCGTACCCGCGCCGTCGATGATAGCGGCAACCTCGAGGTACCGTCCACGACCGTGACCGTTACGGTCGAGGAGGGCGATTGCCCCTGCTCGCTGTGGGACAACAGCTTCGTGCCGCTCAACCCCAACGTCGATGATGGATCCGGGCTGGAAATCGGTGTCCGCTTCAAGGCGTCAGAGAGCGGCTTCATCACGGCTATCCGCTTCTATAAGGGCGTACAGAACACGGGCACGCACGTCGGCAGCTTGTGGACCGAAGGCGGCACACTGCTGTCTCAAGTCACGTTTACCAACGAAACAGCCAGCGGCTGGCAGACTATGTATTTGCCAAGTCCCGTTGCCATCACCGCCAATACGACGTATGTGGCCTCCTATCATGCTCCTACCGGCGTTCACGCCGAAACGATCAATTACTTCTCGGCAGGGGATTGGACGCGCGGGCCATTGACCGCATTCGGCGCCGCCAATGGCGGTAACGGCGTCTATGCCTACAGCGCGTCGCCGGTCTTCCCCACGAGCGTCGGCGGATCGTACTGGAACTACTGGGTCGATGTCCTGTTCGTCACCGAGGTGGTGCCGGATACGACGCCGCCCACCGTCACCTCGGTCATCCCGAATAACGGTGCAATCGGCGTTTCGGTCGGCAGTAACGTATCGGCGACCTTCTCCGAGCCGATGATCGGCGCGACGATCAACGGTACATCGTTCGAGCTGCGCGATTCGCTCAACAACCTGATTCCGGCGGTCGTCACTTACGACGTGGGCGGCCAGACCGCCACGCTCAATCCGTCATCGCCGCTTGAATACAACGTGACCTATACCGCGACTATTACGACCGCAGTCACGGACCTTGCCGGGCTGCCTCTCGGTGCGAACGAGGTATGGTCGTTTACAACCGAGGTCTCGCCTCCCCCGCCGCCGGACGAAGGTCCGGGCGGGCCGATTCTGGTAGTCTCCTCGGCGCTTAACCCGTTCAGCCGCTACTACGCGGAAATCCTGCGCGCGGAAGGCCTCAACGCCTTCTTCGTCACCGACATCACATTCGTCGACGCGGGGCTGCTGTCGGCGTACGACGTCGTCATCTTGGGCGAAATGCCGCTCGATTCGACGCAGGCCAGCATGTTCGCCACGTGGGTCAACAATGGCGGCAACTTGATCGCCATGCGCCCCGACCTCGATCTTGCGGGGCTGCTCGGCCTGACCTCGGTCGGTACGACGCTTTCCGATGCGTGGCTGCTCGTCAATACGACTGTCGGGACACCGGGCGAAGGAATCGTCAACGAGACGATTCAGTTCCACGGCACGGCCGATCGCTACACGCTGAACGGCGCTTCTGCGCTGGCGTGGCTCTACAGCACGTCCGCAGCCGCCACAGCCAACCCCGCAGTGACAATGCGCAGCGTCGGACTTAACGGCGGTCAAGCGGCCGCGTTCACGTACGATCTGGCGAAGTCGGTCGTCTACACGCGGCAAGGCAATCCCACGTTGGCAGGCGTGAACACCGACTTGCCCATCACGGGCAACGATACGCTGCGTGCCAACGATATGTTCTATCCGGATTGGATCGACCTGAATAAGGCACAGATTCCGACCGCTGATGAACAACAGCGACTGCTCGCGAACATGATTCTGGACATGAACGCGGACAAGAAACCGCTGCCGCGCTTCTGGTATCTGCCGCGGGGCGAACGCATCGTGCTGCTGATGACCGGCGACGATCACTCCAGTACAAGCGGTACGCTGAACTTCTTCAACTACTACCGCACTCAGGGCCTGCCGGGATGCTCAGTCGAGGACTGGGAGTGCATTCGTGCGACCTCGTACATTTACATCGACTCCGGTTTGACTCCTGCCGAGGCGTTCCAAGCCGAGCAAGACGGCTTCGAGGTATCCATCCATCCGTTTGGTACCGCATGCACGAATTGGGACCCGGCAACCGCCGCGACCGCGATCGCCAACGAGATCTCTGCATGGCAGGCGAAGTACGCGCTGAACCGGTCGCCTGCTTCGAACCGCAACCACTGCGTGACGTGGACGGACTTCTCGACTATGGCCGAGGCGTCGCTCGCAAACGGAATCCGCCTCGACACCAACTACTACTATTGGCCAGGTGCTTGGCTGCTTGATCGCCCCGGCTACTTCAACGGCAGCGGCTTGCCGATGCGCTTCGCACAAGACAACGGCCAGTTGATCGACGTCTATCAGGCGTTGACGCAGCTTACCGACGAGTCGCAGCAGACTCTGGGTACGCACTTCCAGACGTTGATCAACAACGCCAACGATCCAACCAAGCACTACATCGGCGTCATTACCGCCAATATGCATACGGACGGGGCGCTAAGCTACGGCGCGAACACGCTCGTGCCAATGGCACTGGGCAACAGCGTTCCGGTCGTTAGCGCCTATCAGATGCTGACGTGGCTCGATGGCCGCAACGGATCCGAGTTCAACAACATCAACTGGGCGGGTGATCAGCTTACGTTCGATATCGCGCAGGCGAGTGGTGCGCGCGGCCTGCGCGCGATGCTGCCGGCACAGGGGATCGCCGGTCCGTTGGTGAATCTGACACGGAACGGGCTGCTCATACCCTATACGTACGAGACGTTCAAGGGCGTGCAGTATGTGACGTTCGACGCGGAAAACGGCGCATACGTCGCCGACTACTCGGTCGACTCCACAGGCCCGGTCATTTCGGATGTGACGGCGACGGTCGCTCCGAACAACGACGTGACGATCACATGGACCACGAATGAACTGTCGGACTCCACGGTGTTGTTCGGCACCGATCCGGGCACGCTGAGCAGTTCGGAAAACAACCCGCTGAATACGACCGCTCACAGCGTCACGCTGTTCGGTCTCCCGCTCAACACGACGTTCCACTACCGCGTGGTGTCGACCGACCTGTCGGCGAATACGTCCACGTCGCCAGAGCCGCCAGCTCTACCGTTGACGTTCACGACGAACATGCCGAGCGTCGGCGATACGACCACGGCCGACTTCTCGAACGGCACAGGCGGTTGCACGGTCTGGACCATCGGCGACGGCGCCGTGACCTTACCGCCGACCGCCGCGTCCGAATTCAACGGAACGTCCATCCCTGCAGGCTGGGTCGAGCGCAGCGCGCCATGGAACACTGGTGGTTTTGCTACAGTCGGCAGCGGCGTTCTATCCGTGGATGGTCAACGCGTCTCCACTGGCAGTCCGTACACGGCCAACCTGACGCTCGAATTCGTCGCGACATTCACGTCGCAAGCCTTCCAGAACGGTGGCTTCGGCGGCAGCAACCTGATCGCGGGCGACTTCAGCGAGGTCTACAACAATGGACCGTGGGCGATGTTCAGCACCCAAAACGGTGGTGGTCTGTCCGCGCGTCTGAACACACCGGGAGGTAACGCGGACTACGCTATCCCGAACGGCGCCAGCTACCTCGGCTCGCCGCATCTGTATCGGGTCGAGTGGACGACGACTGGATTTAACTTCTACATCGATGGCGTACTCATCCACACATCACCGCTGACGGTCGCGACTCCGATGTACCCCGCATTCAGCGACTTCTTCACCGTCACGCCGCTCATCGTGGATTGGGCGCGCGTCACGCCGTACAACTCGCCGTGCACTTTCACGTCGCGCGTCTTCGGCAGCAGCACGCCGTCCGACTGGGCTGAGATCTCATGGATCAGCACCGAACCGGCGGGCACCGCGATCACAATGCGCGTACGCACGGGCGAAACGGTCGTACCTGACGGTTCATGGAGCGCGTGGCAGCCGGTCACGAATGGCGCTACGGTGGGCGTCAACAGCCGCTACATCCAATATGAAGCGACTCTCAGCACCACCGACCCGTTCGTTACGCCGGTGCTCGAACTCGTTTCGATCGAATACAACGCCGGCCCGGATGTCACCCCGCCGACGATCATCTCGCGCTCGCCGGTGCAGTCTGCGACCAGCGTCCCTGTTGGCACGTCGGTCGTGGTCGGCTTCGATGAACTGCTCGACCCGGCCAGTGTCACCGGCGCGTTCACGCTGCGTGCACAAGGTGCGCCATCGGATGTGCCTGCGACGGTGACGTACAACAGTGTGTTGGCAACGGTCACCATCGATCCGGACGCCGACCTTGCATTCGCGACCACCTACACGGTCACGGTCGCCGCGTCGGTCGCGGATCTAGCGGGCAACCCGCTGGGCGCGCCCGACACGTGGACGTTCACGACCGAGGATGCGCCGCCAATCTCGCTGACCGATACGACTGTTGTCGACTTCGGTGCTGGTTCGGGCGACTGCGTCGTCTGGCCGAGCGGCGATGGCGCCGTGAGTCTTGCGGCGTCGCTGTCCGACGAGTTCAGCGGTGCTGCACTCGACCCGGTCTGGACGGTCAGCAATTGGCAAGGTCTATTCAACACGCCAAGTGCGACGGTAAGCGGCGGCTCGGTCGCCGTTAACGACGTCCTGCTTGCCACTTCCACGTTCTACGAGGCCGGTCACGTCTTCGAGGCGCGCGCGACGTTCAGTGCAGATACGTTCCAGCATCTCGGCTTCGCCTATGACTTCAGCCCCACTCCGCAGTCTTGGGTCATGTTTAGCACAGGCGGTTCAGTCGACACGATCTACGCGCGTGTGAATCAGAATGGATCGACGGCCGAGGTCGCGATACCGGGTTCGTTCGCCTATATCGGCACGCCGCATGTGTATCGGATCGAGTGGCTGTCAAACCTTGTGACGTTCTATGTGGATGGCGCGCAAGTCTATCAACTCGCCGTCACGCTTCCGGGCACAGATCCGACGACATCGATGCGCCCGATGTTCAGTGACTTCAACAACAGCGCAGGCGAAGCGACCCTCGACCTCGTCGTCGACTGGATGCGCATGTCGCCGGTCGCCTCACCCTGCACGTTCACGTCGCGGGTGTTCGACGGCGGCGGTGCGGGTACGTGGGGCTTGATGAGCTGGCAGAGCACCGAGCCAACCGGCACGGCAATCGCCATGGAAGTGCGCTCCGGCGACACCGCGACTCCTGACGGCTCTTGGAGCGGCTGGACCGCGATCTCGAACAATGCATCGATCGGCGCGTCAGCGCGCTACGCGCAGTATCGTGCAACGCTGAGCACAACCGATCCGATCTACTCACCCGAGCTTCAGCTCGTCGAGCTGGCGTTCAACGCCGGATCCAACACCGCACCCGTCGCCGCAGATGACACGTACACGACTGACGAAGATGCCGAACTGGTCGTCGATACACCAACCGGTGTCCTCGCCAACGACACCGACGCCGAAACCGACCCGCTAACGGCGGTGCTCGTCACCGACGTGACCAACGGCGCGCTTACGCTGAACAGTGACGGCAGCTTCACCTACACGCCGAACGCCGACTTCAACGGCACCGACACGTTCACGTACAAGGCCAACGACGGCGCAATCGACTCGGCAGACGCAACGGTGACTATCACCGTCAACCCGATCAACGACGCGCCGGTCGCCGTGGATGACACGTACACGACCGATGAAGACCTTGCGCTGGATGTCGACATCGCTACCGGTGTCCTCGCTAATGACACCGACGTCGAACTTGACACGCTCGAAGCCACGGTCGTCACCGATGTGACTAACGGGACGCTCCTCCTCGCACTCGACGGCAGCTTCACCTACACGCCGAACGCCGACTTTAACGGCGAAGACACGTTCACGTACATTGTTAACGATGGGACGGTGGACTCGACCGAAGCGACGGTTACGATCACAGTTGAGCCGGTGAACGATGCCCCGGTCGCCGTGGATGACACGTTCGCGACCGAAGAGGACGTCGAACTGATCGTCGATGCGCTTACCGGCGTGCTCGCTAACGACGGCGATGTCGACCTCGATCCGTTGACCGCGGTCCTCGTCACCGACGTGACCAATGGGACGCTCCTCCTCGCACTCGACGGCAGCTTCACCTACACGCCGAACACCGGGTTCAATGGGTCCGACAGCTTCACCTATAACGCAAACGACAGCCTGCTGGACTCGAACATCGCGACAGTGACCATCAACGTCGGCGCGGTCAACGACCCGCCGGTCGCCGTGGACGACAGCTACTCGACGGACGAAGACACGCCGTTGACGGTTGCTGTTCCGGGTGTCCTCGGCAACGACACCGACGCGGAGACCAACCCGCTGACGGCCGCGCTCGTGGACGACGTCACCAACGGTACGCTGACTTTGAATGCGAACGGCAGTTTCACCTACACGCCGAACGCGAACTTCAACGGCACCGACACTTTCACGTATCTCGCCAACGACGGCACAGCCAACTCGGCGGCCCCTGCAACAGTGACCATAGGTCCGTTAACGACCCGTCGCCTGGTGACGCTCGAGACTTCCTGCAACGACACCACCAACCCCGCGCTGATTTTGAACGCGAACGGCAGCTTCACCTACACGCCGAACGCGGACTTCAACGGCACCGACACGTTCACGTATCTCGCCAACGACGGCACGGCTAACTCGGCGGCGCCCGCAACGGTGACCATCACGGTCAACCCGGTTAACGACGCGCCGGTCGCCGTGGACGACAGCTACTCGACGGACGAAGACACGCCGTTGACAGTTGCTGTTCCGGGTGTCCTCGGCAACGACACTGACGCGGAGACCAACCCGCTGACGGCCGTGCTCGTGGACGACGTCACCAACGGTACGCTGACTTTGAACAGCGACGGCAGTTTCACCTACACGCCGAACGCGAACTTCAACGGCACCGACACGTTCACCTACAAGGCGAATGACACGCTTGCGGACTCCAACGTGGTGACCGTGACCATCACGGTCAACCCGGTGAATGATGCGCCGGTGGCAGGCGACAACTGCTGA
- a CDS encoding DUF1616 domain-containing protein, translated as MVTGQRLKLRYELWALLAGGGLLLTLIALDVDLGVPVLGILRLALGLAFILFVPGYLLQASIFRRIGQIDGYERSALSLVLSIAFIPPVALLLDLLPFAAVDLVSIVISEAILVLVLWPFSFYRRMRVLREHRFAIMIPGRRHDNAGTEPSAPGSRRTNLVLAAVFALVVATIGAIVLFPAPAQEYTEFYVLSERGLTEGIPRSVPANTPLRMIVGIVSAEGEANQYSVEVISGEDVLATVDAIRLAPSERFETTIEFVLTDRGPDREVLLLLYLDPTRELYRRLRLIFDVT; from the coding sequence ATGGTTACGGGCCAGCGCCTGAAACTACGATATGAGCTTTGGGCGCTGCTAGCCGGCGGTGGTCTGCTCCTGACCCTGATCGCACTGGATGTTGATCTGGGTGTCCCGGTCCTTGGCATCTTGCGCCTTGCGCTTGGTCTTGCCTTCATTCTGTTCGTTCCGGGCTATTTGCTGCAGGCGTCCATCTTTCGCCGCATCGGTCAAATCGACGGTTACGAGCGAAGCGCGCTTTCACTCGTGCTGAGCATCGCGTTCATTCCTCCAGTCGCCTTGCTACTGGATCTCCTGCCCTTTGCGGCGGTCGACCTGGTTTCCATCGTGATCAGCGAAGCAATATTGGTGTTGGTGCTGTGGCCATTTTCGTTCTACCGCCGGATGCGAGTTCTTCGAGAGCACCGGTTCGCGATTATGATTCCGGGCCGTCGGCACGATAACGCAGGCACGGAGCCTTCTGCGCCCGGCTCGCGCCGAACAAACCTTGTACTGGCTGCCGTGTTCGCGCTTGTCGTTGCGACCATTGGGGCGATTGTGCTGTTTCCGGCACCTGCACAGGAGTACACCGAATTCTACGTCCTGAGTGAGCGCGGACTTACGGAAGGCATTCCACGATCAGTTCCGGCAAATACGCCGCTGCGGATGATCGTTGGCATTGTGAGCGCGGAGGGGGAAGCGAACCAGTACTCTGTGGAGGTCATTAGCGGGGAGGACGTGTTGGCGACAGTGGATGCCATTCGTCTTGCGCCTAGTGAGCGCTTTGAAACGACGATCGAGTTTGTGTTGACCGATCGCGGCCCCGACCGCGAAGTTCTGCTACTGCTTTACCTTGACCCCACACGTGAGCTGTACCGGCGCTTGAGGCTCATATTTGACGTCACCTGA